A segment of the Candidatus Doudnabacteria bacterium genome:
CGGACCAGGAAAATCCTCCCGCAAGCTCATACATGGTTTTCGGGATGACTTTTACCAGGCGGCCGCGAGTGTGCGATCCGCCGCAGGCAAAAACAGTGACCTGATGGCCCATCCTTGATAGTGACTGCTCCAGATCTGAAACAACTAATTCAGATCCGGCATATTTCTTAGGCGGAACTGTTTTCCACAACGGAGCTAGCTGAGCTATTTTCATACTTTTTTAGTTTTTGCTCTATCTCGCTTAATAATAGCGCAGATTTTAGTTTTGTAGTAGTCGTTTCATAATAGACGTAAAAAACGGAAAAACATAATATAGCAATGAGAAACAATGGAAAAGAATAATATTCCCCTCTTAAGGCAAATGCGATTCCCAGAACTAATGCCAAAGTCCCGACGCAAATTTCCCAAAGAGTATTTTTAATAACGCTCGGCATTTTGGGAAGTATGAATTTATTGGTCCGCTCAAAATACGCTACCCTGTCAAAAAAAGGCTTAAACAGCATTATTGCATACGTCCAGCTCATTCCGGTATGTACGAGAAACGCCCGGACAATATTCTTGAAAGGGTATTTTTTTGCATAAAGAACAATAAAGGACATCAGTTTGATAAAATGAAACAGAACCAGACTGAATGCGGAAAGCAGAACTATAAAATCCACAGTAGGGTTTCTGCTTATAACATTGGCATAAACCAGCAAGGATAAAATTATAAGCGCGGCTATCGGCAACAATGTAAAATTGACCCATGCCAGAAAGCTTCCGATAATTCCGATCTTTTGTTTGATCTTTAACTTGCTTAGCAAAATTTTTCTGAGATTTTTCCTTAAAATCGTTATATTGCCGTCCGCCCATCTGGATTTTTGTTTTTTATAAGATTCCAAATCGTACGGCATAAGCCCCGTTCCCATTATCTTATTTACAAAAACTCCCTTGTAGTTGCTTAGGGCGATTTTTAAGCCGACGTCGGCATCCTCGGTGATGCTGGAATTGTCGTACGGACCGACCTTGGATAATATTTCTGTTTTAAAAACCGTCAAAGTCCCGGTTGCACTGACAAAACCAAACCGATTTGCAGCTTTCATGTAAGTATCAAAAAAATGCTTGTATTCCAAAAAAACTCCGAAATTTTCGGCGCCCACATTCATATACGCTTGGGGAAATTGAACAAATGCCACGCTGGGATCGCTGAAATAAGCCAGCGCCTCTTTTATAAAATCGGGTTTGATTTCGTAATCCGAATCAATTGTGGAAGTATATTCCGAATTTTTGTCGGTTTTTGTGCCTAAATAGTTTAGCGCCCCCGCCTTAAACCCTGAAAGTTTTTCGATATGAAAAAATTTAAATTTATCGCCAAGTGTGCTGCAAAATTTTTTAACCGGCACCCATATATCAGTGTCTTTAGTATTATTATCCAAAAGCAAAACTTCGAAATTGGGATAATCAAGGCGGCTTAGGGATATGAGGCTATTTTTCAACAACGCCGGCGGCTCATTATAAGCGGCAATATGGATCGAAACCAAAGAACTATCCTGATTTGTTTTAATTTTCAGATTTGCCGCGGGAGACAAAAGGGAATAAAAAAACTGCAAAAATACATGCAAAATCAAGAGCAGGAAATTAACAACAATTAAAACTGCCAAAATAAAAAGGATTACCGAGCCTGTAATTTCCATTAAAATTTGTACGATCGCATGATGAATGTAAGCAGGTTACTCCGAAAATAGCCGCGTTTTCTTCAGTATATTTATTGCTTTTAGTTATCCTGATTATACCAAAAAATCGCTTTTTTGGCGATTTTTTTTGCGTTCAGATTATTTTACGGTTTGTCCCAAGGCCAGAATATTGCCTTCGGAATCCTTGAACCAGGCGCTTTTCCACTTATCCATAATCGCAACCCCATTGACTGTTTTCATCTCGGGCATGTCGTATTCTTCAAACACCACGCCGCGGGCCCGCAGTTCCTTCATTTCTGCGTCCAGGTCATCCACTTGGAAACTCGCCTGCGTGTGCTCAACAGTTACAGGCGGCCTCTGGTAAAGAAAGATCTCAGTCCCGCCTCCGCACTTAAAACTTGCTCCTCCTGGCATTGGCGCATCTTCCTTCAGGTCCAGTTTTTCCGTATAAAATTTTCTGGCCCGTTCAAGATCTGCGGCAGGCAAAACCGCGGTTACTTTTGCGTTGCTTAACATAAATTTTAAAATTAATGCTTATAATATAATTACTATAAATAATCTTTATGTTTTAAGCAAGCGGCTTTGGTTTGCGATATTTTCCAATCTGGAAAATCTTTTCGCAACCAAATACTGAGCGATGGCGCAAAGGACGAACAAGATCGCGATCGGGGCCGTATTCACTCCGGATAAATGCGTGATGTCAAAAAATTTGGTCGCCAAGGGGATTTGAAAAACCGCCCACAAAGTGACAATTTCGAACACGGCAAATCCGGATAACATCATTTTTTGAGTGCGCGAAGTAAAGCCCTGATATACGCTCGGCGTGAATATCAGGAACAAAAAAGCCAGAACAATATAGGCAAGCACAACAAGCGTGTTCGACTCTGCTATTTTTAAATATTTCGGACTCATGAAAAATATTACCCCCAGAGCCAAAGCTTGAAAGACGGCGCTAAATAGCGCAAACGGCAAAACCCGGCGCAAAAACGATTTGGCCACACTTATCCGGAGTTCCGCAGCTGGCCTAATGGCCCAATAAAAAATCAGCACGCTGGGCAGTCCGATCGTAAAATAATCCATCAAAGTAATATTCAAGGGAGTGAGCGGGAAAATATATCCGAAAATGCTAAGGATAACGAAAATAAAAAAACCTAAGATCACCTGATTGAAGAACAGGCTGGACAGGATCTCAATATTCCGTATAATATTTTCTGCGCGCTTCACTCCTTCCGGCAGCGCTGAAAAACTGTTGTTGATGAGGACCACGGCCGCAAGTCTTCTTGTCGCTGGTGCTCCGTCAAACATGGCGATGCCCAGATCTGATTTTTTTATGGCCAGAGCGTCATTCACCCCATCCCCGACCATGGCGGTAAATCCGGATTTTTTGAAGCCGGTGATGATCTTTTCTTTCTGTTCAGGATTGATCCTGGCGAAGATGGTATAATCGGAAGTTTTTTTGTCAAAATCATCCTCTGACCATTCCTCTATTTCAAGCCCGGTAATGATCGCGTCCGCATTTTTAATTCCGGCCAAGACCGTTACTGCGTGAACGGTGGCGGGATTATCCCCGGAAATCACGCGGATGACCGTTCCCCGGTCCTGAAAAAAACTGACCACATCCTTGATCCCCGGCCGAAGGTTATTAAAAAAAACAAAGACTGCGACCAATGAAAGTTTCGCCTGTATCAGGTCAGTGGGCAGCAC
Coding sequences within it:
- a CDS encoding glycosyltransferase family 2 protein, which translates into the protein MEITGSVILFILAVLIVVNFLLLILHVFLQFFYSLLSPAANLKIKTNQDSSLVSIHIAAYNEPPALLKNSLISLSRLDYPNFEVLLLDNNTKDTDIWVPVKKFCSTLGDKFKFFHIEKLSGFKAGALNYLGTKTDKNSEYTSTIDSDYEIKPDFIKEALAYFSDPSVAFVQFPQAYMNVGAENFGVFLEYKHFFDTYMKAANRFGFVSATGTLTVFKTEILSKVGPYDNSSITEDADVGLKIALSNYKGVFVNKIMGTGLMPYDLESYKKQKSRWADGNITILRKNLRKILLSKLKIKQKIGIIGSFLAWVNFTLLPIAALIILSLLVYANVISRNPTVDFIVLLSAFSLVLFHFIKLMSFIVLYAKKYPFKNIVRAFLVHTGMSWTYAIMLFKPFFDRVAYFERTNKFILPKMPSVIKNTLWEICVGTLALVLGIAFALRGEYYSFPLFLIAILCFSVFYVYYETTTTKLKSALLLSEIEQKLKKYENSSASSVVENSSA
- a CDS encoding VOC family protein, with protein sequence MLSNAKVTAVLPAADLERARKFYTEKLDLKEDAPMPGGASFKCGGGTEIFLYQRPPVTVEHTQASFQVDDLDAEMKELRARGVVFEEYDMPEMKTVNGVAIMDKWKSAWFKDSEGNILALGQTVK